From the genome of Microbispora sp. ZYX-F-249, one region includes:
- a CDS encoding GH12 family glycosyl hydrolase domain-containing protein — MRMRMITAGLAMLASVAASLVVGQAAHADTTICEKYGSTTIQGGKYVVINNVWGSDAQQCINVTNTGFTVTQAGHNKAQNGAPASYPAIYAGCHYANCSSGSGLPLAVSNSQFNTVQTSVSMSYPGSGVYDAAYDIWFDPTARRDGQNTGAELMVWLNHTGSVQPVGSKVGTVNLAGGTWDVWYGNTGWNVVSYVRTSATNSISFAVRTFFDDMVNRGYAQRSWYLTSVQAGFEPWVGGAGLAVNNFSYSIGGVVQNPSPSPAVSPTGGNGSGACRVSYSKNEWQGGFTGNVTVTNTSSSAVNGWNVGFSFPNGQRITGYWGADVSQNGSTVTARNLSYNGSIPAGGNVSFGFQGTWNGSNGNPTGFTLNGTRCS; from the coding sequence ATGAGGATGCGAATGATCACGGCGGGCCTCGCCATGCTGGCCTCCGTCGCCGCGTCGCTCGTCGTCGGTCAGGCGGCGCACGCGGACACCACGATCTGCGAGAAGTACGGATCGACCACGATCCAGGGCGGCAAGTACGTCGTCATCAACAACGTCTGGGGCAGCGACGCCCAGCAGTGCATCAACGTCACCAACACCGGCTTCACGGTGACGCAGGCGGGGCACAACAAGGCGCAGAACGGCGCTCCGGCGTCCTATCCGGCGATCTACGCCGGCTGCCACTACGCCAACTGCTCCAGCGGCAGCGGCCTGCCCCTCGCCGTCAGCAACAGCCAGTTCAACACGGTCCAGACCAGCGTCAGCATGAGCTACCCGGGTTCGGGGGTCTACGACGCCGCGTACGACATCTGGTTCGACCCCACGGCGCGCCGGGACGGCCAGAACACCGGCGCCGAGCTCATGGTCTGGCTGAACCACACCGGCTCGGTCCAGCCCGTCGGCTCGAAGGTCGGCACGGTCAACCTCGCGGGCGGGACGTGGGACGTCTGGTACGGCAACACCGGCTGGAACGTCGTCTCCTACGTCCGCACCTCAGCGACGAACTCCATCAGCTTCGCCGTACGCACCTTCTTCGACGACATGGTGAACCGGGGCTACGCCCAGCGGTCGTGGTACCTCACCAGCGTCCAGGCCGGATTCGAGCCCTGGGTGGGCGGCGCCGGCCTCGCGGTGAACAACTTCTCCTACAGCATCGGCGGCGTGGTGCAGAACCCCTCGCCGTCCCCCGCCGTCTCGCCGACCGGCGGCAACGGCAGCGGCGCCTGCCGGGTGAGCTACAGCAAGAACGAGTGGCAGGGCGGGTTCACCGGCAACGTGACCGTCACCAACACCTCCTCCAGCGCGGTGAACGGCTGGAATGTCGGCTTCTCCTTCCCGAACGGGCAGAGGATCACCGGCTACTGGGGCGCCGACGTCAGCCAGAACGGGTCCACGGTGACCGCGAGGAACCTGTCGTACAACGGCTCGATCCCGGCGGGCGGCAACGTCTCGTTCGGCTTCCAGGGCACCTGGAACGGCTCGAACGGCAACCCGACCGGCTTCACGCTGAACGGCACCCGCTGCTCGTGA
- a CDS encoding Asp23/Gls24 family envelope stress response protein, translated as MSVPAARGTTTISDRAFTKIAERLASEDEHVTGRPHVSASVSGAVAAVHCDLAVRYPAPVPRLAAEIRDHVRRRLRELTGIAVENVDIEVVELVPEQRPGPRRGHDRRTRPV; from the coding sequence GTGAGCGTGCCGGCGGCGCGCGGCACGACGACGATCTCCGACCGCGCCTTCACGAAGATCGCGGAGAGACTGGCGAGCGAGGACGAGCACGTGACCGGCCGGCCCCACGTGTCGGCGTCGGTGAGCGGGGCGGTCGCGGCGGTGCACTGCGACCTGGCCGTGCGCTACCCGGCGCCGGTGCCGCGGCTGGCCGCCGAGATCCGCGACCACGTGCGGCGGCGGTTGCGGGAGCTCACCGGCATCGCCGTGGAGAACGTGGACATCGAGGTCGTGGAGCTGGTGCCCGAACAGAGGCCCGGGCCGAGGAGGGGGCATGACCGAAGGACGAGACCCGTCTGA
- a CDS encoding SRPBCC family protein, whose product MTEQTREHDQGTRAPDEGTLPTQRLGQEFQNLATAVAERALSRVAEKIDGLAGRLTDYVEHGGSGLLSALTGKEGGGRNALGGVLGALTGGRDARTLLKTVTDRLGATGGGGLLSALTEDGGGSHPVRAALMAYGKEKIKGLFGGGGGGGKGRKGKKLKVTNIVESLDIGAPIRLVYNQWTQFEDWPSFMKKVETVEQKSDEKLGWKAQVFWSHRTWESTIIEQVPDSRIVWRSQGPKGFPDGGVTFHEITPELTRVLLVVEYHPQGLFERIGNLWRAQGRRVRLEFKHFRRHVMTNALLNADGIEGWRGEIRDSQVVKDHETALREEREREEGPEESEEFEEHEEEPEEEPEEQAEEEEPYEEEEEEEEEEEEPGRARRPAYAGASTGGQGGPATRRRGAESGERGTRAPDRRREAEAGQGRGDEPRRGEQTRRTEEAEETEEPRGQTRGDEEAEETGERRKQARRPLIRRRRPSQ is encoded by the coding sequence ATGACCGAACAGACGCGAGAGCACGACCAGGGCACACGGGCGCCGGACGAGGGGACGCTGCCCACCCAGCGGCTCGGGCAGGAGTTCCAGAACCTCGCCACCGCCGTCGCGGAGCGCGCCCTGTCCCGGGTCGCCGAGAAGATCGACGGCCTGGCCGGCCGTCTCACCGACTACGTGGAACACGGCGGCTCGGGGCTGCTCAGCGCACTCACCGGCAAGGAGGGCGGCGGACGGAACGCGCTCGGCGGAGTGCTCGGCGCCCTCACCGGCGGCCGGGACGCCCGGACACTGCTCAAGACGGTGACCGACCGGCTCGGCGCGACGGGCGGAGGCGGCCTGCTCAGCGCGCTCACCGAGGACGGCGGGGGCAGTCACCCCGTACGCGCGGCGCTCATGGCGTACGGCAAGGAGAAGATCAAGGGCCTGTTCGGCGGCGGCGGTGGCGGGGGCAAGGGCCGCAAGGGCAAGAAGCTCAAGGTCACCAACATCGTCGAGTCGCTCGACATCGGCGCGCCCATCCGCCTGGTCTACAACCAGTGGACGCAGTTCGAGGACTGGCCGAGCTTCATGAAGAAGGTCGAGACCGTCGAGCAGAAGTCCGACGAGAAGCTCGGATGGAAGGCTCAGGTCTTCTGGTCCCACCGCACGTGGGAGTCGACCATCATCGAGCAGGTCCCCGACAGCAGGATCGTCTGGCGCTCACAGGGGCCGAAGGGCTTCCCCGACGGCGGGGTGACCTTTCACGAGATCACTCCGGAACTGACCCGGGTGCTCCTCGTCGTCGAGTATCACCCGCAGGGTCTCTTCGAGCGCATCGGGAACCTGTGGCGCGCCCAGGGCCGCCGGGTCCGGCTCGAGTTCAAGCACTTCAGACGGCACGTCATGACCAACGCCCTGCTGAACGCCGACGGCATCGAGGGCTGGCGGGGCGAGATCCGCGACAGCCAGGTCGTCAAGGACCACGAGACGGCGCTGCGCGAGGAACGCGAGCGCGAGGAGGGCCCCGAGGAGTCCGAGGAATTCGAGGAGCACGAGGAGGAGCCCGAGGAGGAGCCCGAGGAGCAGGCCGAAGAGGAGGAGCCGTACGAGGAAGAGGAGGAGGAAGAAGAGGAGGAGGAAGAGCCCGGGCGGGCACGCAGGCCCGCCTACGCGGGCGCCTCGACCGGCGGGCAAGGCGGACCGGCCACCCGCAGGCGCGGGGCCGAATCCGGGGAGCGCGGCACGCGCGCACCGGACCGTCGGCGCGAAGCGGAGGCCGGGCAGGGCCGCGGCGACGAGCCCCGCAGGGGCGAGCAGACGCGCAGAACCGAGGAAGCCGAGGAAACCGAGGAGCCGCGCGGGCAGACGCGCGGGGACGAGGAAGCCGAGGAGACGGGCGAGCGGCGGAAGCAGGCGCGCCGTCCGCTGATCCGGCGCCGCCGGCCCTCTCAGTAG
- the gvpJ gene encoding gas vesicle protein GvpJ — protein MTVAVPPAGGGGLPGRSSGSGLADVIDTILDKGLVIDAYVRVSLVGIEILTIDVRVVVASVDTYLRFAEAVNRLDLASQQQGLPDLLSSAPQSIARGKSKGVAQGVLEAAGEKLQDMLASYAEEEPAPRTRRRRREDD, from the coding sequence ATGACGGTAGCCGTTCCACCAGCGGGTGGCGGCGGACTGCCGGGCCGGTCATCGGGATCGGGCCTGGCCGACGTCATTGACACGATCCTGGACAAGGGCCTCGTGATCGACGCCTACGTACGGGTCTCACTGGTCGGCATCGAGATTCTGACCATCGACGTACGCGTCGTCGTCGCGAGCGTCGACACCTACCTCCGTTTCGCCGAGGCGGTGAACCGGCTGGACCTGGCATCCCAGCAGCAGGGGCTGCCCGACCTCCTGTCGAGCGCGCCCCAGAGCATCGCCCGCGGGAAGTCCAAGGGCGTGGCCCAGGGCGTGCTGGAGGCGGCCGGGGAGAAGCTGCAGGACATGTTGGCGAGCTACGCGGAGGAGGAACCCGCCCCGCGTACCCGCCGTCGTCGACGGGAGGATGACTGA
- a CDS encoding galactose-binding domain-containing protein: MSKTHVPLSRLIAVVVAACLLAVAAPLSPASAAGGPNLAAGKTMKESAHADVYGAGNANDGNQATYWESANNAFPQWLQVDLGSAVSINQLVLKLPNLSAWQTRTQTLSVLTGTTDNPTTTTVPSAGYTFNPAGGNTVTIDFTATTARYVRLNITANTGWPAGQISEFEVYGPGEPGGDDQKPTAPGTLAYTQPASGQIRLTWNASTDNVGVTGYTVYANGTQRGAVAGNVLTYTDNQPDTATVSYYVTAKDAAGNESGPSNTVTRTGTGGPGGTNLALGRPITANGSVFTFVATNANDNNTATYWEGASGGYPNTLTVALGANADISQVNVKLNPDSSWGPRTQTIQVLGREQSASGFTNLTSATQYSFSPATGNSVSIPVSGRVADVQLKFTGNSGAPAGQAAEFQVVGVPAPNPDLTVGGLSASPASPAETDPVTLTATVKNIGNAASGATNLNFYFGTTKVGTANVGALAAGASATVTADAGRRDAGSYPLSAKVDESNAVIEQNETNNSFSASSPLVVRPVDSSDLVASPVSWSPGNPAGGTPVTFTVAIKNQGTVATAGGAHGVTLTIANDAGTVVKTLTGSYSGAIAAGATTSPVNLGTWTAVNGRYTVKTVLAADANELPVKQANNTSSLPFFAGRGANMPYDMYEAEDGVTGGGATVAGPNRTIGDLAGEASGRRAVRLTTTGSYVEWTTRASTNTLVTRFSIPDAPGGGGTDATLNVYVNGSFLKAINLTSKYAWLYGDEASPGNSPSAGGPRHIYDEANVMLGTTVPAGSKIRLQKDAANTSTYAIDFVNLEQVSAIPNPDPAAYAVPAGFTHQDVQNALDKVRMDTTGKLVGVYLPPGDYQTSSKFQVYGKAVKVAGAGPWFTRFHAPSTQENTDIGFRAESSANGSVFSGFAYFGNYTTRIDGPGKVFDWQNVANMTIDNIWVEHQVCMYWGANTDNITIRNSRIRDTFADGVNMTNGSTDNLVSNIEARTTGDDSFALFSAIDAGGADEKNNVYENLTAILPWRAAGLAVYGGYANTFRNIYIADTLTYSGITISSLDFGYPMNGFGASPPTVFDNISIVRAGGHFWGQQTFPAIWLFSASKVFQGIRVSNVDIVDPTYSGIMFQTQYLGGRPVNPIKDTVFTNVSISGARKSGDAFDAKSGFGLWANEMPEPGQGPAVGSVTFDNLRLSDNYQDVRNTTSTFAIDIRP, from the coding sequence ATGTCGAAAACGCACGTCCCCTTATCGCGCCTGATCGCTGTGGTGGTCGCGGCCTGCCTGCTCGCCGTGGCCGCGCCCCTCTCCCCCGCCTCGGCCGCCGGCGGCCCCAACCTCGCCGCCGGCAAGACCATGAAGGAAAGCGCCCACGCCGACGTGTACGGCGCGGGCAACGCCAACGACGGTAACCAGGCGACCTATTGGGAGAGCGCCAACAACGCCTTCCCGCAGTGGCTCCAGGTGGACCTCGGCTCGGCCGTCAGCATCAACCAGCTGGTGTTGAAGCTCCCCAACCTGTCGGCCTGGCAGACCCGCACGCAGACGCTGTCGGTGCTGACCGGCACCACCGACAACCCGACCACCACGACGGTCCCCTCCGCCGGCTACACCTTCAACCCGGCCGGCGGCAACACCGTCACCATCGACTTCACCGCCACCACCGCCCGGTACGTACGGCTGAACATCACCGCCAACACCGGCTGGCCCGCCGGGCAGATCTCCGAGTTCGAGGTCTACGGCCCGGGCGAGCCCGGTGGTGACGATCAGAAGCCGACCGCTCCGGGCACCCTGGCCTACACCCAGCCCGCCTCCGGGCAGATCCGGCTCACCTGGAACGCCTCGACCGACAACGTGGGGGTGACCGGGTACACCGTCTACGCCAACGGCACGCAGCGCGGCGCGGTGGCCGGCAACGTGCTCACCTACACCGACAACCAGCCCGACACCGCCACGGTGTCCTACTACGTGACCGCCAAGGACGCCGCCGGCAACGAGTCCGGCCCGTCCAACACCGTGACCCGCACCGGGACCGGCGGGCCTGGCGGCACCAACCTGGCACTCGGCAGACCGATCACGGCCAACGGCTCCGTGTTCACCTTCGTGGCCACCAACGCCAACGACAACAACACCGCCACCTATTGGGAGGGCGCGAGCGGCGGCTACCCCAACACCCTCACCGTGGCGCTCGGCGCCAACGCCGACATCTCCCAGGTGAACGTCAAGCTCAACCCCGACAGCTCCTGGGGACCGCGCACGCAGACGATCCAGGTGCTGGGCCGCGAGCAGAGCGCGTCCGGGTTCACCAATCTGACCAGCGCGACCCAGTACTCCTTCAGTCCGGCCACCGGCAACTCGGTGTCCATCCCGGTGAGCGGCCGGGTCGCGGACGTGCAGCTGAAGTTCACCGGCAACTCCGGCGCCCCGGCGGGCCAGGCGGCCGAGTTCCAGGTCGTCGGCGTCCCCGCCCCCAACCCCGACCTGACCGTCGGCGGCCTCAGCGCGTCCCCGGCCTCCCCGGCGGAGACCGACCCGGTCACGCTCACCGCGACCGTCAAGAACATCGGCAACGCCGCCTCCGGCGCGACGAACCTGAACTTCTACTTCGGCACCACCAAGGTCGGCACGGCGAACGTCGGCGCGCTCGCGGCCGGCGCCTCGGCCACCGTGACGGCGGACGCCGGCCGGCGCGACGCGGGCAGCTACCCGCTGAGCGCCAAGGTCGACGAGTCCAACGCGGTGATCGAGCAGAACGAGACCAACAACTCCTTCAGCGCCTCGTCGCCGCTGGTCGTGCGGCCGGTGGACAGCTCCGACCTGGTGGCCTCGCCGGTGAGCTGGTCGCCGGGCAACCCGGCCGGCGGGACCCCGGTGACGTTCACCGTGGCGATCAAGAACCAGGGCACGGTCGCGACGGCCGGCGGCGCCCACGGCGTCACGCTGACGATCGCCAACGACGCCGGGACCGTGGTGAAGACGCTGACCGGCTCCTACAGCGGCGCGATCGCGGCCGGCGCCACGACGAGCCCGGTGAACCTGGGCACGTGGACGGCGGTCAACGGCAGATACACGGTGAAGACGGTGCTCGCCGCCGACGCGAACGAGCTGCCGGTCAAGCAGGCCAACAACACCTCCAGCCTGCCGTTCTTCGCCGGCCGCGGCGCGAACATGCCGTACGACATGTACGAGGCCGAGGACGGCGTGACCGGCGGCGGGGCGACGGTCGCCGGTCCCAACCGGACCATCGGCGACCTGGCGGGCGAGGCGTCCGGCCGCAGGGCCGTGCGGCTCACCACGACGGGCAGCTACGTCGAGTGGACGACCAGGGCGAGCACCAACACCCTGGTCACCCGTTTCTCGATCCCGGACGCGCCGGGCGGGGGCGGCACCGACGCCACGCTGAACGTCTACGTCAACGGCAGCTTCCTCAAGGCGATCAACCTGACCTCGAAGTACGCCTGGTTGTACGGCGACGAGGCGAGCCCCGGCAACTCGCCGAGCGCGGGCGGCCCGCGGCACATCTACGACGAGGCCAACGTCATGCTCGGGACGACCGTCCCGGCGGGCAGCAAGATCCGGCTGCAGAAGGACGCCGCCAACACCTCCACGTACGCGATCGACTTCGTCAACCTGGAGCAGGTGTCGGCGATCCCCAACCCCGACCCCGCGGCGTACGCCGTGCCCGCCGGGTTCACCCACCAGGACGTGCAGAACGCGCTCGACAAGGTGCGGATGGACACCACGGGCAAGCTCGTGGGCGTCTACCTGCCGCCGGGCGACTACCAGACGTCGAGCAAGTTCCAGGTGTACGGCAAGGCGGTCAAGGTGGCCGGCGCCGGGCCGTGGTTCACCCGGTTCCACGCGCCGTCGACGCAGGAGAACACCGACATCGGCTTCCGGGCGGAGTCGTCGGCCAACGGCTCGGTGTTCTCCGGATTCGCCTACTTCGGCAACTACACCACCCGCATCGACGGGCCGGGCAAGGTGTTCGACTGGCAGAACGTCGCGAACATGACGATCGACAACATCTGGGTCGAGCACCAGGTCTGCATGTACTGGGGCGCGAACACCGACAACATCACGATCAGGAACTCGCGGATCCGCGACACCTTCGCCGACGGCGTCAACATGACCAACGGCAGCACGGACAACCTGGTCTCGAACATCGAGGCGAGGACGACCGGCGACGACAGCTTCGCGCTGTTCTCGGCCATCGACGCGGGAGGCGCCGACGAGAAGAACAACGTCTACGAGAACCTGACCGCGATCCTGCCGTGGCGCGCGGCCGGCCTCGCCGTCTACGGCGGGTACGCGAACACGTTCAGGAACATCTACATCGCGGACACGCTGACCTACTCCGGGATCACCATCAGCTCGCTCGACTTCGGCTACCCGATGAACGGCTTCGGCGCGAGCCCGCCCACCGTGTTCGACAACATCTCGATCGTCCGCGCGGGCGGCCATTTCTGGGGCCAGCAGACCTTCCCGGCGATCTGGCTGTTCTCCGCCTCGAAGGTGTTCCAGGGCATCCGGGTCAGCAACGTGGACATCGTCGACCCGACGTACTCGGGGATCATGTTCCAGACCCAGTACCTCGGCGGCCGGCCGGTCAACCCGATCAAGGACACCGTCTTCACCAACGTCTCGATCTCCGGAGCGCGCAAGAGCGGCGACGCGTTCGACGCGAAGTCGGGCTTCGGCCTGTGGGCGAACGAGATGCCGGAGCCGGGCCAGGGCCCGGCGGTCGGGTCGGTGACCTTCGACAACCTGAGGCTCAGCGACAACTACCAGGACGTCAGGAACACGACGTCCACCTTCGCCATCGACATCAGACCCTGA
- a CDS encoding Asp23/Gls24 family envelope stress response protein, producing MTETRTSTATVEQASGRSFGVQGGSGLVTERGRTTIADGVVAKIAGMAAREIDGVHDFGTGTARAFGAIKGAFGGEDGVTRGMAVEVGERQAAVDIHLIVEYGVAIPDLAQAVRSHVIRAVERMCGLEVTEVNIAVDDVHLPRQEETREPSEGEPRVL from the coding sequence ATGACCGAAACCAGAACGTCGACCGCGACCGTCGAGCAGGCGTCCGGGCGATCCTTCGGGGTGCAGGGCGGTTCCGGCCTGGTGACCGAGCGGGGCCGCACCACGATCGCCGACGGAGTGGTCGCGAAGATCGCCGGCATGGCGGCCCGCGAGATCGACGGGGTCCACGACTTCGGCACCGGCACGGCCCGCGCGTTCGGCGCGATCAAGGGCGCGTTCGGCGGCGAGGACGGCGTCACCCGGGGCATGGCGGTGGAGGTCGGCGAGCGGCAGGCCGCCGTGGACATCCACCTCATCGTCGAGTACGGCGTCGCGATCCCCGATCTCGCGCAGGCGGTCCGGAGCCACGTCATCCGCGCGGTGGAGCGCATGTGCGGGCTGGAGGTCACCGAGGTGAACATCGCGGTCGACGACGTCCACCTGCCGAGGCAGGAGGAGACGCGGGAGCCGTCCGAAGGGGAGCCGCGAGTCCTGTGA
- a CDS encoding DUF6286 domain-containing protein: protein MTEGRDPSEKLPLFVPMRGFEGAKAARAFRPSRGLPAAVAALALLGIGGLTAAHVVSALLGRPIRIVPYEDWARWARTTAWDDNRALAVAAALALIGLVLMLIAAVPGRGRMIALRTGDPDLMVGLPRRTLARALRARANAVDGVRAAGARMRGWHADVSVRTDLRDTAAIGERVRAAVGDELARLSPAHRVSLHVRVHGPT, encoded by the coding sequence ATGACCGAAGGACGAGACCCGTCTGAGAAGCTCCCGCTCTTCGTCCCGATGCGGGGGTTCGAGGGCGCGAAGGCCGCCCGGGCCTTCCGGCCCAGCCGGGGGCTGCCCGCCGCGGTCGCCGCGCTCGCGCTGCTGGGGATCGGCGGGCTGACCGCCGCCCATGTGGTCTCCGCGCTGCTGGGGCGTCCCATCAGGATCGTGCCGTACGAGGATTGGGCGCGCTGGGCGAGGACCACGGCCTGGGACGACAACCGGGCGCTCGCGGTGGCCGCCGCGCTGGCCCTGATCGGCCTGGTGCTGATGCTGATCGCGGCGGTACCCGGACGGGGGCGGATGATCGCGCTGCGCACCGGGGACCCCGATCTGATGGTCGGCCTGCCGCGGCGCACGCTGGCGCGGGCGCTCAGAGCCAGGGCGAACGCGGTGGACGGGGTGCGCGCGGCCGGGGCGAGAATGCGCGGCTGGCACGCGGACGTCTCGGTCCGGACCGACCTGCGCGACACGGCCGCGATCGGGGAGCGTGTGCGGGCTGCCGTCGGCGACGAGCTGGCCCGGCTCTCCCCCGCCCACCGCGTCTCGCTGCATGTCCGGGTCCACGGCCCGACCTGA
- a CDS encoding DUF488 domain-containing protein has product MAVTVRRVYEDPAPGDGTRVLVDRVWPRGLTKEAAHLDEWVKDVAPSGELRSWYGHVPERFAEFRSRYLAELGDPERRAALDRLRGLMEDGPLTLLTATRDVEHSQAAVLAEVLSEPG; this is encoded by the coding sequence ATGGCCGTCACGGTCCGCCGCGTGTACGAGGACCCCGCGCCCGGGGACGGAACGAGGGTGCTGGTCGACCGGGTGTGGCCGCGCGGCCTCACCAAGGAGGCCGCTCATCTGGACGAATGGGTCAAGGACGTGGCGCCGTCCGGCGAGCTGCGCTCCTGGTACGGCCACGTCCCGGAGAGGTTCGCCGAGTTCCGCAGCCGCTACCTCGCCGAGCTCGGCGACCCCGAGCGGCGCGCCGCCCTCGACCGGCTGCGCGGGCTCATGGAGGACGGGCCGCTGACCCTGCTCACCGCGACCAGGGACGTCGAGCACAGCCAGGCCGCCGTCCTCGCCGAGGTCCTGTCCGAACCCGGCTGA
- a CDS encoding GvpL/GvpF family gas vesicle protein: protein MSGSIKQSGAGDRAEAARPNTACYVYGILPEDVEISEDAVGVGEPPGRVTIIRHGEIAALVSDVDVDRPLGRAQDLVAHEQLLDDAAAEVPVLPLRFGAVMTTPEAVVEELLAPHHDSFAAALKQIEGRTQFVLKARYAEQPVLVEVLTENAEARQLRDRIRQLPEEVTRNERIRLGELITQIIAAKREADTQAVVERFEPFTAGVVVRDPSHERDAAHVAFLVENDRQTDFERAVGELRSEWGDRVEVRLLGPMAPYDFVTT from the coding sequence ATGTCGGGCTCCATCAAGCAGTCCGGGGCGGGTGACCGGGCCGAGGCCGCCCGGCCCAACACCGCGTGCTACGTCTACGGCATCCTCCCCGAGGACGTGGAGATCAGCGAGGACGCCGTCGGCGTGGGCGAGCCCCCCGGCCGGGTCACGATCATCCGCCACGGCGAGATCGCCGCCCTGGTGAGCGACGTGGACGTGGACCGTCCCCTCGGCCGCGCACAGGACCTGGTGGCCCACGAGCAGTTGCTCGACGATGCCGCGGCGGAGGTCCCCGTGCTCCCCCTGCGGTTCGGCGCGGTGATGACCACACCCGAGGCGGTCGTGGAGGAACTGCTGGCCCCGCACCACGACTCGTTCGCGGCCGCCCTCAAGCAGATCGAGGGGCGCACCCAGTTCGTCCTCAAGGCGCGGTACGCCGAGCAGCCGGTGCTGGTCGAGGTGCTGACGGAGAACGCCGAGGCCAGACAGTTGCGCGACCGGATCAGGCAGTTGCCGGAAGAGGTGACCCGCAACGAACGGATCCGGCTGGGCGAGCTGATCACGCAGATCATCGCCGCGAAGCGCGAGGCCGACACGCAGGCCGTCGTCGAACGCTTCGAGCCCTTCACCGCCGGTGTGGTCGTCCGCGACCCCAGTCACGAGCGGGACGCCGCGCACGTCGCGTTCCTCGTCGAGAACGACCGCCAGACCGACTTCGAACGCGCCGTCGGGGAGTTGCGCTCCGAGTGGGGCGACCGGGTCGAGGTCCGCCTGCTCGGGCCGATGGCGCCGTACGACTTCGTCACCACCTGA
- a CDS encoding alkaline shock response membrane anchor protein AmaP, producing MRTRSGKGNRIGLALCGLVPLVAGGLALARALGAFGGAAARRPVLDAGTRSFAATTPWFWPVLAAVGVVLALIGLAWLLALLRVDRLRRLRLESGTAGVTEVDAHPASEALAEQVSAYPDVRRAHAVLRGPSDHPRLDLGVSAVEPADIGALVTRLHDEAVPNLRTTLGLRRLPAMVRLHLTGGHRTRATH from the coding sequence GTGAGGACGAGATCGGGCAAGGGCAACCGCATCGGGCTCGCTCTGTGCGGGCTGGTGCCGCTGGTCGCGGGCGGCCTCGCGCTCGCGCGGGCGCTCGGCGCCTTCGGTGGCGCCGCCGCGCGGCGGCCCGTGCTGGACGCCGGGACCAGGAGCTTCGCCGCGACGACGCCGTGGTTCTGGCCGGTCCTGGCCGCCGTGGGCGTCGTGCTCGCGCTCATCGGACTGGCCTGGCTGCTCGCGCTGCTGCGAGTCGACCGGCTGCGCAGACTGCGCCTCGAGTCCGGCACGGCGGGGGTCACCGAGGTCGACGCGCATCCCGCGAGCGAGGCCCTCGCCGAGCAGGTCAGCGCCTATCCGGACGTGCGCAGGGCGCACGCCGTGCTGCGCGGCCCGTCCGATCACCCACGCCTCGACCTGGGTGTCTCCGCCGTCGAACCGGCCGACATCGGGGCCCTGGTCACGCGGTTGCACGACGAGGCCGTCCCGAACCTGCGCACCACGCTCGGCCTGCGCCGCCTTCCCGCGATGGTCCGGCTCCACCTCACCGGCGGCCACCGGACCCGCGCGACCCACTGA